A segment of the Collimonas fungivorans genome:
ATGACGGGATGGCAATTTTACCTAAATGGGGTGTATATGAACGTGCAGCTCATGCGGGATAAAACAAGGATGGATCCCAATCTGCCAGGAGCCTATTTCCTTACCCTCGGTCTCGAGAGCAAAGACAGTTTTGAACGCAGCGAACAAACCTATGAAGACCGGCCGCGATGGAAAGAACTGTATCCGGCCGCAAGGAAAAAACAAGCTGAGGAACGCGTTAAGTCAGAAGAAAAGCTCCATGCCTTGGGATTCAAGATTGATACCGAGTATCGTAATCCGGATGAATAAAATATGATTACTTGCTGAATCGTTTGGGTATAGAAACATTCATAGGTTCAGCGGTTCTTTTCTTTTTATATCGCCAGTGAATAGTGGCGCCAGGTGTTTGCTCCACTTTCATTCATACGGCGGTCCCTTGAGCTCAACCACATTCCCCTCAGGATCCGTGACATAAATCGACGGTCCTTCCCCTTCCGCTCCGTTTCTTGACTCAAGTTCGCCAGCCGCCACGCCATGCGCAACAAGATGCGCGCGAATCGCCGCTTCATCGAAGGGTTCAACCCGAAAGCAGAAATGGTCAAGGTTGCGCCCTTCCTTTCCGGGCGCCGCGCCGCCTGCGCTGCCGAGCTTGCCGTCGACCGGCACCAGGTCGAGCATGGCGCTGCCGGCGCGCAGCTGGACCAGGCCGATGCTGTCCAGGCGGCGGTCGACGGTGCAGCCGAGCGCATCGCAGTAAAAGCGCAGCATCTGTTCAAGGTCGCTCACGCGCAATACGAGGTGGTCGATTTCACGGATATGTATCATTTCGGTGCCCGTTCAAAGATTTTATTGTAGATCCGCAGGCCGTTTATTTCATCCAGCTGCCGGTTTGCGGAATACCACCAGCTTCGATACGAACAGCTGCAGCACTTCGCCGCGCTGGTTGCGGGTTTCGCTGCGCAGCTTGACCATGCCGCGATCCGGGCGTGAGCGCGATGGCGTGATTTCCATGATTTCGCTTTCCACGCGCAGGATGTCGCCGGCGCGGGTCGCTTGCGGCCAGCTGATTTCGCCGCCGGCGCCGATGATGCCGTCCTGCAGCGGCATGCCGCTGGTGACCAGCAGGCGCATGGTGATGGCTGCGGTATGCCAGCCGCTGGCTGCCAGGCCGCCGAACAGGGTGTCCTTGGCGGCGGCGTCGCTCAGGTGGAAAGGCTGGGGATCGAACTGGCGGGCGAACTCCAGGATCTGCTGTTCATCCAGCGTGTGTTCGGCGCTGCTGAAGCGGTCGCCGGTTTTCAGGTCGTCCAGGTAGAGCCCGGGCTGCGGCTTGGTGCTGTGTTGGTTCATTGCGGGTTCCTCGCTGTGGTCAACGTTGCCAGCCCTCGACAACGCAGGCAGGCAACAGCCGTTTGAATGTGTGCTACCGTACAGATGCAATCTTACATCCCGCCTAGAGTGAAACCATGATTGCGGATAATGATGCGCCGCAGCTTGGATGCCGCGATGTCGCCTTCGTTGCGGCCGATTCAACCAGGGATACCGTCAGGAGCTGGGAGGTCATGGAAGCTCAGTCAAAAATGTTGGTTTATACACGTCCTTTGCAATGCGATATATAATTTACAACGTTGTCTAATTGTTATTCTTATTTTTGATGGAGAAAAAAATGCAAAAAAAATTCTCATTCCCTTCCAAGGGCCTGGCAGCTGTCGCCGTCGCCATGGCCAGCCTGACGTTTGCCGGCTGCACCACCACCATGCCGGGCAAGGACGCCAGTTCTTCAACCAGCCGGACCGATGTCAATGCCGGAGTTGACGCCACTTTGTCCAAACTGTATCAGACCGCGCCTGCCTCGCGTGAGCTGGTAGCGCGCGCCAAGGGCGTGTTGGTGTTCCCGGAAGTGCTGCAGGCCAGCTTTGTGATCGGCGGCGAATACGGTAAGGGCGCATTGCGCGTCGGCGGCCGCACCGAGGGCTATTACAGCACCACGGCCGGTTCCATCGGCTTCCAGGCCGGTGCGCAATCGAAAGCCATCGTGCTGCTGTTCATGACGCAGGATGCTCTCGATAAATTCCGCAACAGCAACGGCTGGACTGTCGGCGCTGACGCTACCGTCGCGCTGGCCAACATCGGCGCCAACGGCAACATCGACACCAACACCGCGCAACAGCCGATCATCGGCTTCGTGACCACCAATGGCGGCCTGATCGCCGGCGTGTCGCTGCAAGGCGCCAAGATCGCCAAGATCTCGCTTTAATTCCCGCCTGTAATCTGGCTTGATGCGGCGTCCTCGGATGCCGTATTTTTTTTGCCTGCAGAAAAAAGGTCTAGTCGCCCAGCAGCTCGGCCACCGCGTGCATGCGGTCCACATGCTTGGCGATGACCTTGACGATGACGATGATCGGAATGCCCAGCAGCATTCCCCATACTCCCCACAGCCAGCCCCAGAACAGCAGGCCGATGAAGACTGCGGCCGCATTCATCTTGGCGATCCTGCCTATCATCCAGGTTGTCACGAATGTGCCGACCAGGGTCGCTATCACCAGCGTCGAAGCCGACACCAGCAGCATCATCGAGAACGATTCGAACTGCATGAATGCAGTCAGGCCGGTTGTGACGGCGATCAGCAGGGGTCCGAAGTACGGAATGATGTGCAGGAAGCCGCTGGCGACGGCCCAGGCGCCGGCATTTTCAAGTCCGATCAGGCGAAACACCACCCACATCAGGACCGCCAGCAAGGCGTTCGTCACCAGCAGCATGAACATGTAGCTCTGGATCGAGGTATTGATGTCGAACAGGATGTTGACGGCTATTTTCTTGTTGGCGAGCGACGGTCCGGTCAGTTTCACCAGCTTGCGTTTGAAGGTATCGCCCGACAGCAGCAGGAAAAATACCAGGAAGATCACCATCACCGCCTGGCCCAGGAACAGCATCGCGCCCATCGAACTAGTCCACAGCCATTCGCTCAGTTGAAACGAGGGCGGCGCCGGACTGGCTTGCCGTTTCGGATCCGGCCGCACGCCGGCAGCCTGCCCGGCGGCGGTCTGGATTTCGTTGGCCGCTGCCTGCATTTTCTGGATTGTGCTGGCCTGGCCTTGCGTCCTGGCTTGTATGCTGGCCATGGAGCGCGCCAGCTGGTGGGAAGCGGCCGGCAGGCGCTCGACGATGGACTGGAACTCGCCGCGCAAGGAGTAGGCAACCTGGCCCAGGCCAAGCAGCAAGGTCGCCATCACAATGCAGGTGCCGGCCAGGCGCGGGATGCGGATGCGCTCCAGCCACGCCACCAGGGGGTTCAGGGTGTAGGCGATGAAAATGCCGAACACCAGCGGGATCAGGAAACTCTGCGCCCACTGCAGGGCAAACACCAGGGCCAGGACGGTCAGTATCCGCAAGCACAGGTTGCGGACATTGGTGGAGCCGGCGGCGGCAAACGGCGCCAGCGGTCCGGTCATCGGCGCAGCGTCCGCCATACTTGTTTCTGGTGCCTCGCTTGAGCTTGCGTCTGCTGGCGCGGGTGGTGCGATTGGTGGTTCCATGGTCATTTGCTGGTGTAGCTCTTCAAGGCAAGCCGATGAATGCAGGTTACCTGCCCGGATTCATATTTTAAGTACGTCACCGTACAAAGCCGGCATTATTTTCTTGCGGGTTGATTGTGCGCCAAATCCTGCCCCATGAACACTTCCGCAGGCATTCGTTGCAGACCTGGTGGACAGAAAGACAAGCATGGTTTTGTGCTTTGATGGAGATTTCCCTGGTTGCAGGAAAAGAGGTATTCTTGTTTTTTGGCAAGGTAAGAATACAGGCAGAAATCCGTTCTGCCGTCCCTGCCACCTCCCTGGAGTTTCCCGCATGACCGAACCGTCCGCGCCGAGCATCACCGGCTACCATGCCCACATCTACTTCGATGCCAGCACTCTGGCGCAGGCGCAAGCCTTGTGCGAGGAAGCGGCGCGGCGGTTTGCACTGAGCATGGGCCGGGTCCACCAGCGCCCGGTCGGTCCGCATCCGGACTGGAGCTGCCAGCTGGCTTTCGACACGCCATTGTTTGGCGAAGTGATTCCATGGCTGGCCCTGCATCGCGCCGGCCTGGTGGTGTTCATCCATCCGCTGACCGGCGACGACCTGCGCGATCATCGCGACCATGCGATCTGGATGGGTGCGGTGCGCCCGTTGAAACTGTCGATATTTTCCGGGGAGCCGGAGGTGGCGGAGCAATGAAGCCGGTAATGGGAGCGGGTCTTGTCATGGCTAGTCTGCAGCAATGCACGGCGGCGGCGCTGCTTGCCGTGTTGCTGGTCCCAGGCATGAGCGCGGCCGCCGGCCGCGTCACCATGATCGCTGCCGATCGCGCCGACAAGCCGGGTTTCCTGGTCGTCATCGAGGAAGCCGGATATTACAAGCTGTCAGGCAACCTGAAAGTACCCGACGCCAACACCACGGCGATCGAGATCAATGCCGACAATGTCACGCTCGATCTCAACGGCCACGCCATCCAAGGGCCGGTGCGCTGCCAGCAACTGCCCGCGCCATGCTGGCCGGGCGGCAGCGGCAATGGCGTCCATGCGGTCAACCGTAGCGGCGTCGTGGTCAAGAACGGCATCATCCAGGGTATGGGAAACTACGGTGTTTACCTGGAAATCAATACGGCCAGCCTGGACCGCGTAGTGATGGCCAGGAACGGCCATGGCGGCGCGGTATTGTTTGGCGGCGCCATCAGCAACAGCGTGGCTGAAGCCAACGGCGGCGACGGCATCTTCGGCGTCGATCTCAAGGTGCGCAACAGCGTGATGCGCGGCAACCAGATGCTGGGACTGGCCGCGTATGGCCATTCCACTTTCAGCAACAACCAGTTCAAGAGCAATAACAACAACGCCGCACAAACCAACCTGAAGCCAGCCGCCGCCGATCGCAATGTCTGCAATGGCGCGCCCTGTCAGTAAGATTTATCGATCGACCCAGGCCATGCGTTCCTTGCTGTAGCGTTCCCCGGCCACCTGCTTCAGGGCGTTTTCCAGCAACGCGGTTTCGCTAGGACTGAGGGTGACCTCGGTCGCGTTGGCATTTTGCTCGAGGTAAGCGCGGCGCTTGGTGCCCGGAATCGGCACGATGTCCTCGCCTTGTTGCAGCACCCAGGCCAGTGCAACCTGGCTGCTGCTTACACCCTTCAACGCGGCAATTTCCCCAACTATTTTTGCGGCGCGCATGTTGGCGTCGAAGTTGTCGCCCTGCAGGCGCGGATCGCGATGGCGGAAATCGGAGTCGGGGTAGTTTTCCGCGCGCTGCGCCGTGCCGCTCAGGAAGCCGCGGCCGAGCGGGCTGAACGGCACCAGCCCGATCCCCAGTTCGCGCAGGACTGGCAGGATGTCGGCTTCCAGGTTGCGTTCCCACAGCGAATATTCGCTTTGCAGCGCGCTGATCGGATGCACCGCATGGGCTTTGCGGATATTGGCGACGCCGGCCTCGGACAGCCCCAGGTAGCGTACCTTGCCTTCACGCACCAGGTCCGCCATGACGCCGACCACCTCTTCAATCGGCACCGCGGGATCGACCCGGTGCTGGTACAGCAAGTCGATGTAATCGGTGCCGAGGCGGCGCAGCGAGCCTTCCACTGCGCGCCGTATGTGGCTGAGCTCGCTGGTGATGCCGGTGGTGACGCCATTCTCTATCTTGAAGCCGAATTTGGTGGCGAGCACTACGTCATGCCGGCGGCCTTTGAAGACGCGTCCCAGCAGCGCTTCGTTTTCGTAGGGGCCGTATTGTTCGGCGGTGTCGAAGAAATTGATGCCCAGGGCAAGCGCCCGTTCCAGGGTGGCGATGGATTCGGTTTCATCGGCCGCGCCGTATGCAGTGCTCATGCCCATGCAACCGAGGCCGATCGCCGATACCGTCAGCCCGCTTGAACCCAGTTTCCGCTGCTTCATCATGGTTTGCTCCGGATGGTGAAAATGGCGCTCCCGGTCCTGCAGTTTGAGCGGGAAAAGCGCTAGCTGCCAGTATAAGCGATGCGCGCTTTATCCATCGTCACCCGCTCGCCTGCCTGCGCACGCTGGCACCTCTTCAGGAAAATTTGTCGAGGATGCTGTAATAGGCGACGCCGGCGGCAATATAAAAGCGCTGCAGGCCATGCAAAGGAATCGGCTGGATGGTGCTGACCGGGAACGGGAACGGCGCTGCTTTTGCGCTCAGCAGGCGCCGCGCCAGGCAGCGGCCCATGGTCGACGCCATTCCGATGCCGCGGCCGTTGTAGCCCAGCGCTATCGTCAGTCCGGCGGCGGGTTCGTGCACATGCGGCAGGAAATCGCGGGTAATCGCTACCCTGCCGGCCCAGCGGAATTCGTAGTCGACCTGCGCCAGCTGCGGAAACAGCAGCGCCAGCGAACGTTCCAGATGGCTGAAATCCTGCGCGCCGGTCGGATCAGGGAAGGGGCCGCGGCCGCCCATCAGCAGGCGTCCGTATGCATCGCGCCGGTAATACAGCAGCAGCCGGCGCGAATCGGACACCACTTGCCCGCCGGCCAGGATGCTGTCCCCCAGTTCCGGCGGCAAGGGTCTGGTGGCGACGATGAAGCTGTTGGCGGCGATCACCGACTGTTTCAGGCGTGGCCACAGGTCGCCGGTGTAGCCGTTGGTAGCGATCACCACTTGGTCGGCTGTCACGCAAGCGCCGCCGGCCGTTCTGACTTGCCAGTGGCCGTCTTGGCGCTGCAGGCTGCTGACCAGGGTATTGCCATGGATGGCGGCGCCATGCGCCTTCGCTGCCCGCGCCAGGCCGCGGCAATAACTGAGCGGCTGGATGCTGCCGGCGCGGCGGTCGATCCAGCCGCCGACATAGGCCGGCGTGCCGATCCGTTGCGTCACCTGGCTGCGATCCAGCATCTCCACCGGCGCGCCGCGTTCGGCCCACTGCGCGGCGCGTTTCTCCAGCGCCCGCATCACCTGCGCCGAGTGCGCCGGCTGGATCCAGCCGTTGCGGACGGCGTCGCACTCGATGCCGTATTTTTCCACCAGGTCGAATACGGTGTCGGCAGCCTTGCCGATAGTATCGACCAGCAGCTCGCCCTTTTTACTGCCGAACATCACGTTGAGCCGGTCGGGATCGTATTTCAATCCCGGAATCACCTGGCCGCCGTTGCGCCCGGAGGCGCCCCAGCCCGGTTCCGAGGCTTCCAGCAGGCAGACCTCGGCGCCGGCTTCGGCCAGGTGCAAGGCGGTCGACAGCCCGGTATAACCGCCGCCGACGACGACCACGTCGGCCTTGCGCGATGCGTTCAACGGCGCCGTGGTCAACGGCGCGATCGCGGTTGCGGCCCACAGCGATGGCGGCAGTGCTTGTCCTGCAGAGAGGTTTTTCATACGGTGTATTGGAGTTATGCAGACTGCTCGGGTGCTTGCCGGCCCAGCACGCGCCGCAGGAAATCCTTGGTGCGCGCGTGTTGCGGCGCGCTCAGCACCTGCTGCGCCGGTCCTTCTTCGACGATGGTGCCGCTGTGCAAAAAGCAGACGCGGTCGGCGACATCGCGTGCAAATCCCATTTCATGCGTGACCACGATCATGGTCATGCCGTCGCCGGCCAGGGTGCGCATCACTGCCAGCACTTCGCCCACCAGTTCCGGATCGAGCGCCGAAGTCGGTTCGTCGAACAGGATCGCTTTCGGTTTCATGGCCAGCGCGCGCGCAATCGCCACCCGCTGCTGCTGGCCGCCCGAGAGCTGGCTGGGATAAGCGTCGGCGCGCTGCTCCAGGCCGACCTTGGCCAGCAAGGCCAGCGCTTCCTGCCTGGCCGTGGCCTTGTCGACCTTGTTGACGTAGACCGGCCCTTCCATGACGTTTTCCAGCACCGTGCGATGCGGGAACAGGTTGAAACGCTGGAATACCATGCCGACGTGGGTGCGCAGCTGGTGGATGGTGGCCGACTTGCTGTCGACCGGTTCGCCTTCGATCAGGATTTCGCCTGCTTCGTAAGTTTCCAGGCCGTTGATGCAGCGCAGGACGGTAGACTTGCCGGAACCGGACGGCCCGATCAGGCAAACCACTTCACCGGCGGCGACTTGCAGCGAAACGCCTTTCAGCACTTCCTGCTGACCGAAACGCTTGTGTATCTGTCTCACTTCTATCATTTCCGCTTCCCCTGGCCAAAGCGAGCTTCCAGCCGGCGCGTCAGCAGCACCAGCGGCAGGCTCAGCAGCAAATACATCAGCGCCACCATGGTGTACACCGTCATGTTCTGGAAGGTGGAGGAAGCAATCATCTGGCCGGCGCGCGTCATTTCCAGCACGGTGATGGTGGACACCAGCGACGAATCCTTGAGCATCATGACCAGCGTGTTGCCGTAAGGCGGCAGCGCGATGCGGAATGCCTGCGGCAATACCACGCGCCGCATGATCATCGGCATGCGCATGCCGATCGATTGCGCCGCCTCGATCTGGCCCGGGTCGACCGCTTCGATGCCGGCGCGGAAATTCTCGGCCTGG
Coding sequences within it:
- a CDS encoding VOC family protein — encoded protein: MIHIREIDHLVLRVSDLEQMLRFYCDALGCTVDRRLDSIGLVQLRAGSAMLDLVPVDGKLGSAGGAAPGKEGRNLDHFCFRVEPFDEAAIRAHLVAHGVAAGELESRNGAEGEGPSIYVTDPEGNVVELKGPPYE
- a CDS encoding MaoC family dehydratase translates to MNQHSTKPQPGLYLDDLKTGDRFSSAEHTLDEQQILEFARQFDPQPFHLSDAAAKDTLFGGLAASGWHTAAITMRLLVTSGMPLQDGIIGAGGEISWPQATRAGDILRVESEIMEITPSRSRPDRGMVKLRSETRNQRGEVLQLFVSKLVVFRKPAAG
- a CDS encoding YSC84-related protein, which translates into the protein MQKKFSFPSKGLAAVAVAMASLTFAGCTTTMPGKDASSSTSRTDVNAGVDATLSKLYQTAPASRELVARAKGVLVFPEVLQASFVIGGEYGKGALRVGGRTEGYYSTTAGSIGFQAGAQSKAIVLLFMTQDALDKFRNSNGWTVGADATVALANIGANGNIDTNTAQQPIIGFVTTNGGLIAGVSLQGAKIAKISL
- a CDS encoding AI-2E family transporter, whose protein sequence is MADAAPMTGPLAPFAAAGSTNVRNLCLRILTVLALVFALQWAQSFLIPLVFGIFIAYTLNPLVAWLERIRIPRLAGTCIVMATLLLGLGQVAYSLRGEFQSIVERLPAASHQLARSMASIQARTQGQASTIQKMQAAANEIQTAAGQAAGVRPDPKRQASPAPPSFQLSEWLWTSSMGAMLFLGQAVMVIFLVFFLLLSGDTFKRKLVKLTGPSLANKKIAVNILFDINTSIQSYMFMLLVTNALLAVLMWVVFRLIGLENAGAWAVASGFLHIIPYFGPLLIAVTTGLTAFMQFESFSMMLLVSASTLVIATLVGTFVTTWMIGRIAKMNAAAVFIGLLFWGWLWGVWGMLLGIPIIVIVKVIAKHVDRMHAVAELLGD
- a CDS encoding DOPA 4,5-dioxygenase family protein; this translates as MTEPSAPSITGYHAHIYFDASTLAQAQALCEEAARRFALSMGRVHQRPVGPHPDWSCQLAFDTPLFGEVIPWLALHRAGLVVFIHPLTGDDLRDHRDHAIWMGAVRPLKLSIFSGEPEVAEQ
- a CDS encoding right-handed parallel beta-helix repeat-containing protein — encoded protein: MASLQQCTAAALLAVLLVPGMSAAAGRVTMIAADRADKPGFLVVIEEAGYYKLSGNLKVPDANTTAIEINADNVTLDLNGHAIQGPVRCQQLPAPCWPGGSGNGVHAVNRSGVVVKNGIIQGMGNYGVYLEINTASLDRVVMARNGHGGAVLFGGAISNSVAEANGGDGIFGVDLKVRNSVMRGNQMLGLAAYGHSTFSNNQFKSNNNNAAQTNLKPAAADRNVCNGAPCQ
- a CDS encoding aldo/keto reductase, producing the protein MMKQRKLGSSGLTVSAIGLGCMGMSTAYGAADETESIATLERALALGINFFDTAEQYGPYENEALLGRVFKGRRHDVVLATKFGFKIENGVTTGITSELSHIRRAVEGSLRRLGTDYIDLLYQHRVDPAVPIEEVVGVMADLVREGKVRYLGLSEAGVANIRKAHAVHPISALQSEYSLWERNLEADILPVLRELGIGLVPFSPLGRGFLSGTAQRAENYPDSDFRHRDPRLQGDNFDANMRAAKIVGEIAALKGVSSSQVALAWVLQQGEDIVPIPGTKRRAYLEQNANATEVTLSPSETALLENALKQVAGERYSKERMAWVDR
- a CDS encoding NAD(P)/FAD-dependent oxidoreductase, coding for MKNLSAGQALPPSLWAATAIAPLTTAPLNASRKADVVVVGGGYTGLSTALHLAEAGAEVCLLEASEPGWGASGRNGGQVIPGLKYDPDRLNVMFGSKKGELLVDTIGKAADTVFDLVEKYGIECDAVRNGWIQPAHSAQVMRALEKRAAQWAERGAPVEMLDRSQVTQRIGTPAYVGGWIDRRAGSIQPLSYCRGLARAAKAHGAAIHGNTLVSSLQRQDGHWQVRTAGGACVTADQVVIATNGYTGDLWPRLKQSVIAANSFIVATRPLPPELGDSILAGGQVVSDSRRLLLYYRRDAYGRLLMGGRGPFPDPTGAQDFSHLERSLALLFPQLAQVDYEFRWAGRVAITRDFLPHVHEPAAGLTIALGYNGRGIGMASTMGRCLARRLLSAKAAPFPFPVSTIQPIPLHGLQRFYIAAGVAYYSILDKFS
- a CDS encoding amino acid ABC transporter ATP-binding protein, producing MIEVRQIHKRFGQQEVLKGVSLQVAAGEVVCLIGPSGSGKSTVLRCINGLETYEAGEILIEGEPVDSKSATIHQLRTHVGMVFQRFNLFPHRTVLENVMEGPVYVNKVDKATARQEALALLAKVGLEQRADAYPSQLSGGQQQRVAIARALAMKPKAILFDEPTSALDPELVGEVLAVMRTLAGDGMTMIVVTHEMGFARDVADRVCFLHSGTIVEEGPAQQVLSAPQHARTKDFLRRVLGRQAPEQSA
- a CDS encoding amino acid ABC transporter permease gives rise to the protein MLIQNVMDFLPILLRGAAVTVEVTFYSLILSTAIGLVLALMKVSQLRPVSWFAASVINIIRGLPIIVQLFYIYFVLPELGIQLTAFQAGVIGLGVAYSVYQAENFRAGIEAVDPGQIEAAQSIGMRMPMIMRRVVLPQAFRIALPPYGNTLVMMLKDSSLVSTITVLEMTRAGQMIASSTFQNMTVYTMVALMYLLLSLPLVLLTRRLEARFGQGKRK